The genome window AACAGCAGCCGGAGTGGGACGTGCCCGCCCGTATCGTGCATCTGCCCCTCTCCTGGGATGACGAGGCCTGTCACACCGCCATCCAGAAGTACATGCAGTCGGTGCGCAAAGACGCGCCCTGGTGCCCGAGCAACCTGGAATTCATTCGTCGCATCAACGGCCTCGAAAGTATCGACGAGGTCAAAAGGACACTGTTTGAGGCGACTTACCTGGTAATGGGCCTTGGCGATGTTTACCTGGGCGCGCCGGTGGCAACACCTCTGGATCCTCGCCACCGCCTGGTCACCACCAAGTACAATCCGGCCCGGACCTGGACAGCCGAGAACTCCGTTGGCATCGGCGGTGCCTACCTGTGCATCTACGGCATGGAGGGCCCGGGTGGTTACCAGTTTGTCGGCCGTACCCTGCAGATGTGGAATCGTTACCGCACCACCGAGTTCTTCGAAGAGGGCAAGCCCTGGCTGCTGCGTTTCTTCGACCAGGTTCGCTTCTACGAGGTGAGTGCGGACGAGCTGCAACAGATCCGACGCGACTTCCCGAACGGTGATTACCCGATCCGGGTCGAGGAGACCCGGTTTAACCTGAAGGATTACGAGAGCTTCCTCGCGGATAACGACGACGAAATCCGCGAGTTCACTGGCAAGCGCCAGCACGCCTTTGATGAGGAGCTGCAACGCTGGATCGAATCCGGCCAGATCAACTTCAGCTCCGAAGCGCCAATGGAGGACACTGGCGAAGACGACATCACCAACCTGCCCGAAGGCCAGCATGCCGTGGAAAGTCACGTAGCAGGCAATCTATGGGAGTGCCTGGTGAAAGCCGGCGACACCATCGAGGCCCAGCGACCGGTGGCGATCATCGAGTCGATGAAGATGGAAATTGAATTGCTGAGCCCGGTGAGTGGTCGCGTGGTCGACGTGCGCCGGGAAGCAGGCCAGGCTGTTTCGCCAGGCACACCGGTGGTGATTGTCGAAGAAATAATCGAGTGATACCAACAGCCAGAGCAAACAACAGGCGCCGCTTTTCAGCGGCAGCTCTGGCGGTTACCGGGGAACCGGAACCAGTCGTCGGCCCATGGCAATCAGTATGCAGCCGAAGCCATACATCAGCACACTATAAACCACGGCTGGTATCGACATCTCACTGGATTCGAGCAGGGTAAGCGCAACCATCAGGGCAATGGTGCCGTTCTTGATACCGAGTTCCACGGCAATCGCCAGGGACTCTCGCTGGGACAATCCTGCCAGACGACTAACGCCCAGACCGATGGCAACACCAAACAGGTTCAGCAGGAAGGCAGCCGGTCCTGCCTGTGACAACAATTCAGGCAACCGTTCCCGTGATCCCCATAACAGGGCAATAATCAGAAACAACAGCACCACGCCACCGAAGATACTGACAACACCCTCGGCTTTTTGCGCTTTCGCTGGCGCCCTCGTGCGGATAAACATGCCAATGGCTACCGGCAGCAGCACGATCACCAACAGCATGGCGATGGTCTTGCCGACCGGCAAGGAGATATTCGCGGCCTCGCCAAAGTGCATCTGCAGGGCGTAGTTGGTGAAAAAAGGCAGTGTAACTATGGTAATCAGGCTGGCCGACACCGTCAGCAGGATGGACAGGGCTATATGGCCACGCGCAAGGAGCACGAAGAGATTAGACGTGGTGCCACCGGGACAAGCCGCAATGATGACCAGCCCTACCGCCAGCGCCGGTACCAGCCCCAGGGTGGCGGCAATGGCAAAGGCAACCAGGGGCATCAGCAGGATCTGGGCAATGGTGCCTACTACGATGCTTCGGGGGTTGCGCGTTACCTGGCCGAAATCCCGAAGAGTCAGGGTCAGACCAATGCCAACCATGATGATGAACAGAGAGATTGGCAAGCCGATCGAAATCAGCGGACTGGACTCCACGTTGAAACTCCTCGTTATTGTTGTTTGTTGAGACCAGGCCCCGGCCCGGAAAGCGACGACATGATGACTTGACGTTTATCATGCCCAGCGGCACAAGCCTAGCAGTCTAGTCGAAAGATCGGCAGTAGAATGTAAACGATTTGACAGTCTTACGGGCGAGACCTTGCCTGGCAGCTTTGCCCACCAAGTTTTCAGGATCAGCTAAATGGGAATTTCGCCTGAATGCTTGATTCTCTGCATCGGGATTTCAGTCTTGACGCTTTGGACGCCGGCGCAGGACCGGTTGGCGCGCAAGGCGCAGTAACAGTGCGCCCCAAATATTCGCGCCCCCCCATGGTGCAGGGTTTTTTCCAGACAATGCCCTGAACGGCACCTTACCCGGCGATTCTGCAAAGGTGGCACGGCCCCTGCAACGGTCAGGCCAGACGGTTTTCAAAACCATTATCCGTTCACAGCAACACCGCAAACCGTGCGGCGCACACGACGGAAAAAATGGGTGACTAGGGTTCCGATCCAGGCAGATCTTCACCACCTGCCCGGGTGACTGGTCCGAGAGTTACCGACCTCTGGGAGGTTACACGGCGGGACAAAAGCCCGGGAGACTGAATCGCACGCGATTGCGTTGTCTGCGATCACCAAGCCGTGTTGTGTGGCCAGAGGAGAAGTCTTATGCGACTGATTAACCGCCATCCAGGGCGAGTCTCAGCGACCCTGCTGGGCCTGCTGCCCTTCCTGCTTATCATGCTGGTTTACAGCCTCGCCTCTCAGGAACGACTGGCTGAAAACCCCAACGACAAACTGCTACCCGGTCTTGAACAGATGACGGCTGCCGTCGACCGCATGGCGTTCCAGGAGGACCGACGCAGTGGTGATTTCCTGATGTGGCAGGACACCACCTCCAGCCTTGCGCGTCTTGGCATGGGCGTTGGCATTGCCGCCCTGCTGGCGCTGTTCGTGGGCCTTCTCAACGGGGTGCTGCCAATGGTCCGCGCCAACATGGCTCCACTGGTCTCCGCACTGTCCATGGTGCCACCCCTGGCGATACTGCCTATACTTTTCATTGTTTTCGGACTCGGCGAACTGTCCAAGGTGATGCTGATTGTAATCGGCACTGCTCCGATCATGATGCGGGATGTTGCCCAGCGTGTGCGGGAGCTGCCCACCGAGCAACTGATCAAGATACAGACACTGGGCGCAAACTCCTGGCAGGTCATTACCCGCATGGCCCTGCCCCAGGTGATGCCCCGGCTGATCGACGCGGTGCGACTGAGTCTTGGACCAGCCTGGCTGTTCCTGATTGCGGCAGAAGCCATCGCCTCAACCGAAGGCCTGGGTTACCGGATCTTCCTGGTACGCCGCTATCTCGCCATGG of Marinobacter sediminum contains these proteins:
- a CDS encoding ABC transporter permease, with amino-acid sequence MRLINRHPGRVSATLLGLLPFLLIMLVYSLASQERLAENPNDKLLPGLEQMTAAVDRMAFQEDRRSGDFLMWQDTTSSLARLGMGVGIAALLALFVGLLNGVLPMVRANMAPLVSALSMVPPLAILPILFIVFGLGELSKVMLIVIGTAPIMMRDVAQRVRELPTEQLIKIQTLGANSWQVITRMALPQVMPRLIDAVRLSLGPAWLFLIAAEAIASTEGLGYRIFLVRRYLAMDVILPYVIWITILAIVIDQCLRFTNRRLFPWYNAGGH
- a CDS encoding bile acid:sodium symporter family protein encodes the protein MESSPLISIGLPISLFIIMVGIGLTLTLRDFGQVTRNPRSIVVGTIAQILLMPLVAFAIAATLGLVPALAVGLVIIAACPGGTTSNLFVLLARGHIALSILLTVSASLITIVTLPFFTNYALQMHFGEAANISLPVGKTIAMLLVIVLLPVAIGMFIRTRAPAKAQKAEGVVSIFGGVVLLFLIIALLWGSRERLPELLSQAGPAAFLLNLFGVAIGLGVSRLAGLSQRESLAIAVELGIKNGTIALMVALTLLESSEMSIPAVVYSVLMYGFGCILIAMGRRLVPVPR